The Ictalurus punctatus breed USDA103 chromosome 28, Coco_2.0, whole genome shotgun sequence DNA window taaatgtctcctcacataacacttcaccatatcaacaattatacattttatattcatttgttaattaggcttagattatgtccGGCATACAAATCCTAGTGATTGattcgttactatagaaacgataacatattagaacgagcgtgTTAATACAAAACCGATTTGCCTtgcaatcaacaccttctgaccaataagaTAAAGAAAAGTCATaaagataataaaaataaagataataagAATTCCCTGTAAGGTTAAACCAGTCAGCCCTTAGTTAATGATACCACCCCAGAGTTAATTATTTTCTGATAATAGCAATCCCCAAACTCCCCATAGCAATTTTCCATTGattaaaatattgtatttattaataaatggcACGTCATacgttttatccatttgtaacattgtatttaaatgttgtggaacatccttgatacaagttagttcctattatcgCTTACAGAGCGGCCGCTATACACATTAatttcctcaccagcttctccttttttttctatatcaaaatatttttctatttctaaGACAAAGATTGGAGATTGTCAAGATTTTCTCATGTCAGAAAACGTAAAGAAacttacctctgactgttacaaagcattaACAGCTcctaaaaatgcaaaaatatatcaatatctccccacagaaaacatcactatatcaacaattacacacgttttaaaaatttgtttatgAGAATTGTCTGCCATGGAAGTCCTTgcgtaagctgttactatagaaatcaTAACGTATTCAAATTagcgcattgatataaaccctACAGCCGGAAGGTTCTGTTATAGAATCAATCAGAATCGATCATCTAATAGTGAACCTGCTGTAAAGTGTGATAAAGGCAGTTTGCCTTATTATATTGATTGTGCCTTATTTTGTCTTGTAGCACTACTGCAGCCAAATCTCCTGTCCTTGCCCTCTCAGACCCAGCCTAGTCTCCTGCAGCACCAGCCTGGACTGGCCCTCACGCCTCAGGTAAACAAAACAGTTCATCACATCCCTGCTATAATCATTATAGTTTCTCAATCCAGTCCTCGGGAACCCCATCTCCAGCCTGTTCTAATATCACAAATCAACTGAATTAAATGCTTACTTTTAAGACAAAAGGCAAAAGTAGGATAATAGAGTAGCTCCAGGGTCTTGCTTCCTAGATTTATAATCAACTGGCTTAGGTGTGTCAGAAACCGGAACACAAGAACAATGCCGCCTGGCTGGGCATCCCCATGGACTAAATTGAGAACTTAAAATCTATTTAACTGATCTATAGTTTTTATCTGCACAGGCAATGGGACGAACAGGCTTGGCTGGGTCCTCCATGGATGCACACTTGGACATGCCTCACTTACAAGTGCCTAAGCACGTGGGTGCTTCGCAGCAAGACGAGCCAAGTGACCTGGAGGAACTGGAGCAGTTTGCCAAGTCTTTCAAACAACGGCGCATCAAGCTGGGCTTCACACAGGCAATGACCTACATATTCAAAAGCACTTTTCAGACAGATATCAATAACTACCTTGAAGGGGAACTGGCTTcagaatgcattttattttattcgcAGCCTCAATAATTTTTGATGAAAAAGTAGGCAGAGGACCAAAGGTTTAAAGACATCAAATGAAATGTTAATCTGATGGTTCTACTTTCAGGGAGATGTGGGTTTGGCTATGGGGAAGCTCTATGGAAATGATTTCAGTCAAACCACAATTTCCCGCTTTGAGGCTCTCAATCTCAGTTTCAAGAACATGTGCAAGCTCAAACCATTGCTGGAGAAGTGGCTCAGTGATGCaggtaaacaaatacatatagAGTGACCCAATATAATATCAGAAGTAACAAAGATTTATGTTTGCtaccagttttttttgtttttttttgtgagtgttTTAACCATCTACCATACTTTGACCATTCTCAGAAAACTCACCCTCTGACTCGATGGCTAATCCTGCAACTTTACCACCTCTTATGGAAGGATAtgggaggaagaggaaaaagaggacgAGTATTGAGACCAACATCAAGCTCACACTGGAGAAACGCTTCTTAGATGTGAGTATTTTGATTGACTCAAGCCAAAATGCTTAGATGCCAACCTATAGTTAAGTGGTATTGTCAGGATTTCTACACGTGGGCTCAGGCTTTGGCAAGTCGTAACTGATTTTATTTGCGACATAAGTAGCGCACCTTCTTTTTTCAGAATCCCAAACCGAACTCTGAGGAGATCACTATGATCTCGGAGCAGCTGTCAATGGAAAAGGAAGTGGTGCGGGTGTGGTTTTGCAACCGACGACAGAAGGAGAAGAGGATCTATTGTCCAGTCGCCACCTCGCCTATAAAATCGCACAACTACAATCCCAGACTGGTgagctgttgtttgtttttttcaagaGCTCTGATGTTATTCTTTCCATCAACCTTCATCAGTTCCATCATCCATGAAATCCAGTATCTGGATTACCAAAAGATGATTACAGCCACTTATAATTAAGAGCTATTATACCTGAAAAAAGGACGTTGTTTTTCAATCTATACAAACTGTAACACAAGTTTGCTTCTTATTTCAGCCTGCATCTGGCAGACCATTCAGTCCTCTTGCTTCAGGAGGCGGtaagatgttttttttgcaaGTACATATTTATAGGAACAAATATAAAAGTTCATATTAGTTGATCAGTGTAGTAATAAGTGGTACTTTTTCATCTACAGTGTCGAGCAGCTCGTCTCCTAACAGCCCGACTCGTGGCTCTTCTCCCAACACTCTGTCTTCGTCCTCCAGTCCTCTGACATCACAAGGGGTCAATCAATCCTTCAATCCCACAGGGTAAACCTCATCGATTTACAGCACAATGATGCCACCGGATATATTAATGCAGCATGTATCTGTACCTCAATTTCTTGATTGTTCAGAAAAAATCTGCATAtgcatgcaattatccaatcagccaatcatgtggcagcagcgatatgcataaactcatgcagatacaagtcaagagctttaggtaatgttcacatcaaacatcagcatgAGGGGAAATGAGTTCTCAGTCACACTGACtgtagcatggttgttggtgccagtcAGGCTGGTTTGgttggagtatttcagaaacttctgatctcctgggattttcatgcacaacagtctttaCGGTCTACACAGAAttgagcaaaaaaataaaaaacatctaCAGTTCTGCAGGTAGAAACGCCTTGTTAATGAGAGCAGCCAGAAGAGAACAGCTCatgctgacaggaaggctaaggcaactcaaataaccactctttatgaccgtagtgagcagaaaaacatctcagcacTCTGATGTTTgaaaattaactgaagctcttggcctgttTCCAattgaataattgcatgaacgAGCAGGTGTACAGTGAGTGCATAGGAGCGTATGCATGCTTATAATACAAGCTCTTCATATACTACAACAGACAGCAGTCACAGTGAATGTGATTTGACctactctctcttttcttccagATCCTGGTATCGTTGGAACAGTACTGCGTATCACCACTGAGAAGTGTCTAGAACCCTCCATCACACACCTCCCACACCTcccccacacacaaaaacataaaatgtttacagTTTTTTGGACAGGAAAGGAAACAATGCTCTGATTTATACATTTCCGTACTGCTTGAGTACTGAAGTTTCACGgttactggaaaataaaccCCAAAACAATCCCTGTCTCGTTAGTTCCTTTCAGCAATAACGACGAAATTTCACTCATCTGTTCATTTCAAGATCAAACAGTAGGTCTATAAAACATTTCAAGTTTATATATAGTGGTGTTAAAGCCACAGATCTGAAAAGCATAATGAGATATTACTTTTCAAAGACAATGTTTACAtatcaccctgtccagggtgtaccccgcctcctgcccgatgctccctgggatgggctccaggtttcccgtgactttgagaaggataaacggtacagaagatggatggatggatgtttacaTATCTATTCTCCTCTTCAGCCCATATTTTAACGTAATATATTTAGATCACACTAGACGACTTGAGAGTTTAAATTACGCAAATATTTCAAGCATCAGATTGTTTTCAGTTATAAGTGTGCGGTCTCCAGTGACTTCACTACGTAGCATTTATCACTGCAGTCGGTACTCGAAGGCTCATTAAATCTTACTCAGTTTCCTATTTTATAAATGTCTGCTTTTGTAAGTTAAACTGTTATGAACATGCATTTGGAAGTGGAAGTAATATGTAGTGGAAAAGggtgtttgattgtttttcccccccctgCCTTTTCCTTATGAAGTGGTCCGAAGCATTTGAAGTGCTGTAATTTTCACACTTTGCCTTTGACGTGATTACGTatcactgttgtttatttttgcttgtgttttgttttgttttgtttgtttgttgttgtttttttgtgatgcgtaatatatatattttttttttgtaatggaAATGTTGTGTACATTTGAATGCTGGACATGTGTAACTGTTTAACACTTATTAAACAGATTAATCACTTTACACTGATCCTTGCTTCACATTTTACTCAGTTAATACTTATTATTGAAGAGTATATTATTTACAATTGTGgcaaatgatttttaaaaaatgattgatTGATAATCTTATGAAACTCTTTCGACTTCAATAAGTGAAGAAttagacagaaagaaaagtaTTCATTCTCGTTCTGCGTTTTATTTTGAGCATTATTTTAAGCTTGACCCCGATTGATATTTATACTCTGTGTTGTTTTGAGATGGAAAAAGTTTTAAGGCAGTTAATATTAGAGTATCTAGAGTATAGAGTATCGGATAGTATTTGATACTATGCCATATAAAGATAGGCATATAATTACAATTCTGATTAGGTTATTAATGTTAACCTGCATAACATGATAGTTTTTaggtttcacaaaaaaaaaaaaaagaagaaggtttattttatatgtgttttatttttttaggtgaATTTGTTGTATTAAAATGTGGTGGGAATATTTATGCCACTAAAAGGACATAAAGAAGAAACTTCTGAAACGTCAAAGTGTGCATTTATAGAACTaaagtttttatatattattttttatactcttgtcatataaaaataataagttttgcaaaaaaaaaaaaaaaaaagctactgaCATGGGGACTAGTGTGTGCATTTTGCAACATTCAGAAAATGTTAAGTATGTACAAACCTGTTTAGCACTGAAATAACGGGATCAGTTGGGATTTACTTTATAGCAGACATACCTCCTACAGTCGGATGATGTCACACATTGCAAACTGACTAGATTTTCTTTTGGATTCTAATGTGTTAACATCCTCATCCACTAGAGAGCATTCAGGTATAATGCAAGGGAAGATGGAAGTCTctgcgtttttaaaaaaaataataataaaattattattgctGTCAAATACGTTTTAAAGTTGCGTTCGAATTTCATGTGCTTAAACATttagtgaggaataaaacagcgGAAAacatgctcttataggaaaataatcaaggacaTGCTGATGTGATGCAGCCTGCTGTAAAACAATTGTTACTCACTGTTACCACCTAgaaattgtttgttttcttataaCAAAATGTCctgaagggttttattcctcttttaccacagTAATCTGTcagtgattacatttttttattattattattattgaaggaCATACTGCattatcatatatcatatatatgtTTGAACAGTTTAAATATAAAGTCAGTTCC harbors:
- the pou2f3 gene encoding POU domain, class 2, transcription factor 3, which encodes MSTEAVEQRNPQHDHTEIEQNGIDFTRQIKTEDLNDSPHSASSHKTCHLTQGSPAPTGQLPGELPSLHPLPQLVLMSGSHLSSSSPFLLSQAQSGHQALLQPNLLSLPSQTQPSLLQHQPGLALTPQAMGRTGLAGSSMDAHLDMPHLQVPKHVGASQQDEPSDLEELEQFAKSFKQRRIKLGFTQGDVGLAMGKLYGNDFSQTTISRFEALNLSFKNMCKLKPLLEKWLSDAENSPSDSMANPATLPPLMEGYGRKRKKRTSIETNIKLTLEKRFLDNPKPNSEEITMISEQLSMEKEVVRVWFCNRRQKEKRIYCPVATSPIKSHNYNPRLPASGRPFSPLASGGVSSSSSPNSPTRGSSPNTLSSSSSPLTSQGVNQSFNPTGSWYRWNSTAYHH